The following coding sequences lie in one Silvibacterium dinghuense genomic window:
- a CDS encoding tetratricopeptide repeat protein, producing MRSLRTVLAPLPLALLLLASVPVLAQKRPPRIEMPKNGTMATIIRVGNLYAQADESSDRTGEVTPGRELVIVERSGKWLRVFANVDAPESRAADQPTLENPEEVQPISGWMLDKGVIDIHTPHGDQILFGEGVSAENAAAEPHPPPRAAQDARLLYRRVVEMFPESPITPEAMWRAADIRWQLEKADAATLPSAHEKESYLREQMDEDEMKKIEKYFPHTKWADFAAWDLIENQLCGDWQGSEKCPEKEANLYMKYADEHPDSPRAPQALYLAAWRMASAGDMWAADGNDDRAKEDRGRTMGITDHLQQKYPQSEYSARAADLAYKIQQGIPVYGSDRE from the coding sequence ATGCGCTCGCTGCGAACTGTCCTCGCTCCTCTTCCGCTTGCTCTACTTCTGCTTGCCAGTGTCCCGGTACTGGCGCAAAAGCGGCCGCCACGCATCGAGATGCCGAAGAACGGCACGATGGCCACGATCATCCGTGTCGGCAATCTTTATGCGCAGGCCGATGAGTCCTCGGACCGCACCGGCGAGGTCACTCCCGGCCGCGAGCTGGTGATCGTCGAGCGCAGCGGCAAGTGGCTGCGCGTCTTTGCCAACGTCGACGCGCCTGAATCACGCGCCGCCGATCAGCCTACCCTGGAGAATCCTGAAGAGGTGCAGCCGATCTCCGGCTGGATGCTCGACAAGGGCGTCATCGATATTCACACCCCGCACGGCGATCAGATCCTCTTCGGCGAAGGTGTCTCGGCGGAAAACGCCGCCGCCGAACCGCATCCGCCGCCACGCGCCGCGCAGGATGCACGCCTGCTCTATCGCCGCGTGGTCGAAATGTTCCCTGAATCCCCCATCACGCCGGAAGCCATGTGGCGTGCGGCCGACATCCGCTGGCAGCTGGAGAAGGCCGATGCGGCCACGCTGCCCTCGGCGCACGAGAAGGAATCCTATCTGCGAGAACAGATGGACGAAGACGAGATGAAGAAGATCGAGAAGTACTTCCCGCATACGAAATGGGCGGACTTCGCGGCGTGGGATCTGATCGAAAACCAGCTCTGCGGCGACTGGCAGGGATCGGAGAAGTGTCCGGAGAAGGAAGCGAATCTCTACATGAAATACGCCGACGAGCATCCGGACTCGCCGCGAGCTCCGCAGGCGCTTTATCTGGCGGCTTGGCGCATGGCCTCGGCCGGAGATATGTGGGCCGCCGACGGCAACGACGATCGCGCAAAGGAAGACCGCGGCCGCACCATGGGCATCACCGACCACCTGCAGCAGAAATATCCGCAGTCGGAATACTCGGCACGCGCCGCGGACCTCGCCTACAAGATCCAGCAGGGTATTCCGGTGTATGGGAGCGACCGGGAGTAG
- a CDS encoding DNA translocase FtsK: MKPLKLVTTPTRNRRLNELIGLLVLVSAILLLLALISYHPTDPSFDTVGGFGSSGRPAHNWTGLLGAWIADIVLQIEGVTSFFLPLLIGALGWSWLRSRPAGSPGAKLLGILLCALFLPSLMALLPGHMHFPAGLPISGVTGRLVSDALISWLNYPGACVISVAMVGIALYLSTTFSFNTAQEWLAIRLAFVMAWRDRLRNWRASRKLSKEQKAEARAERLREKELAKARKAQAKLEKRQLKEGHIIEPVPSPYAENDEAEIPRGRHAGFSETYAPEAPVADPYLEDPPQPPTVWDQMPRAHVQEPVRVPEPPIPYPETEEEPAPATGPIAVSSRPPAEAAIAVAQRAEAQTQHVTVAPKSVAGYQLPPSTLLHLSEDTQTIREDELRAEAQILVEKCAEFDVMGQVERINPGPVVTTFEFRPDAGVKYSRVTGLAEDLCLAMRAESILIERMAGKSTVGIQVPNHDRETIWLRDVIEADGFRSAKSKLTLAMGKDINGRIVTADLATMPHVLIAGSTGSGKSVAINAMIMSVLFKATPDQVRLILVDPKRVELGMYEKIPHLFTPIITEPKLAANALRNAVREMERRLKLLASRSVRNIDQYNKLFETPSLFEDSPDETPLPYIMIIIDELADLMMLDKANVEEAITRLAQMARAVGIHLVLATQRPSVDVITGLIKANVPSRISFRLATKVDSRTILDANGAESLLGRGDMLFLPPGTSRLQRVHAPFVTEKEIASVTDFWKRQGEAEYAEGFLEAPKDANGREIGGDGEGDDQDDELFQDAVRLVLEFGKASTSLLQRRLRIGYGRAAHLIDMMERDGLVGPAEGSKPREILKRPDWLSEVESAMR, translated from the coding sequence ATGAAACCCCTCAAACTGGTCACGACTCCTACCCGCAACCGCCGCCTGAATGAACTGATCGGGCTGCTGGTGCTGGTTTCCGCGATCCTCCTCCTCCTCGCGCTCATCTCTTATCACCCCACCGACCCGTCCTTCGACACGGTCGGCGGCTTTGGCTCGTCCGGCCGCCCCGCGCATAACTGGACCGGGCTGCTCGGCGCCTGGATTGCCGATATCGTTCTGCAGATCGAAGGCGTCACCTCCTTCTTCCTTCCGCTGCTCATCGGCGCACTGGGATGGTCCTGGCTGCGCTCGCGTCCTGCCGGCTCGCCGGGCGCGAAGCTGCTCGGCATTCTGCTGTGCGCGCTCTTTTTGCCATCGCTGATGGCGCTGCTGCCGGGGCACATGCACTTCCCTGCCGGCTTGCCTATCTCCGGCGTGACCGGACGGCTGGTCTCGGATGCGCTGATCTCCTGGCTCAACTATCCGGGCGCGTGCGTGATTTCGGTAGCCATGGTGGGCATTGCGCTCTACCTCTCCACGACATTCAGCTTCAATACCGCGCAGGAATGGCTCGCCATCCGGCTGGCTTTTGTAATGGCGTGGCGTGACCGCCTGCGCAACTGGCGCGCCAGCCGCAAGCTCTCCAAGGAGCAGAAGGCCGAGGCCCGCGCAGAGAGGCTTCGCGAGAAGGAGCTTGCCAAGGCGCGCAAGGCGCAGGCCAAGCTCGAAAAGCGGCAGCTCAAGGAGGGCCATATCATCGAGCCGGTGCCCTCGCCTTATGCCGAGAACGATGAGGCGGAGATTCCTCGCGGGCGCCATGCCGGCTTCTCGGAGACCTACGCGCCGGAGGCTCCGGTCGCCGATCCGTATCTTGAAGACCCGCCACAGCCGCCCACGGTGTGGGACCAGATGCCTCGCGCGCATGTGCAGGAGCCGGTGCGCGTGCCTGAGCCGCCGATTCCTTATCCCGAAACCGAAGAGGAACCTGCGCCGGCCACGGGACCGATCGCGGTTTCCAGCCGTCCGCCGGCCGAGGCAGCCATCGCCGTTGCGCAGCGGGCCGAAGCCCAGACACAGCACGTCACCGTGGCTCCTAAGTCTGTGGCCGGCTACCAGCTGCCGCCAAGCACGCTGCTGCACCTGAGCGAGGACACTCAGACTATCCGCGAGGATGAGCTGCGGGCCGAGGCACAGATTCTTGTCGAGAAGTGCGCCGAATTCGACGTGATGGGTCAGGTGGAGCGCATCAATCCGGGGCCGGTGGTCACGACCTTCGAGTTCCGGCCGGATGCGGGCGTGAAGTACAGCCGCGTGACGGGACTGGCCGAGGACCTGTGTCTTGCGATGCGGGCGGAAAGCATCCTGATCGAGCGCATGGCGGGTAAGAGCACGGTCGGCATCCAGGTGCCGAACCACGATCGCGAGACGATCTGGCTGCGCGACGTGATCGAGGCGGACGGCTTCCGCTCGGCCAAGAGCAAGCTGACGCTGGCCATGGGCAAGGACATCAATGGCCGCATCGTGACGGCCGATCTCGCGACGATGCCGCACGTGCTGATCGCCGGCTCGACAGGCAGCGGTAAGTCGGTGGCGATCAACGCCATGATCATGTCGGTGCTCTTTAAGGCGACACCCGACCAGGTGCGACTGATCCTCGTCGATCCGAAGCGTGTGGAACTCGGCATGTACGAGAAGATTCCGCACCTGTTCACGCCGATCATCACCGAGCCCAAGCTGGCGGCGAATGCGCTGCGCAACGCGGTGCGTGAGATGGAGCGCCGGCTGAAGCTGCTGGCCTCACGCTCGGTGCGCAACATCGACCAGTACAACAAGCTGTTTGAAACGCCGAGCCTCTTCGAGGATTCTCCCGACGAGACCCCGCTGCCTTACATCATGATCATCATCGACGAGCTGGCCGACCTGATGATGCTGGATAAGGCCAACGTCGAAGAGGCGATCACGCGCCTGGCGCAGATGGCGCGCGCGGTCGGCATCCACCTGGTGCTGGCCACGCAGCGGCCTTCCGTCGATGTCATCACCGGCCTCATTAAAGCGAATGTGCCCAGCCGCATCTCGTTCCGGCTGGCGACCAAGGTGGACTCACGCACGATTCTCGATGCGAATGGCGCTGAGAGCCTGCTGGGACGCGGCGACATGCTCTTTCTGCCGCCGGGCACCTCGCGGCTGCAGCGCGTGCACGCACCGTTTGTCACCGAAAAAGAAATCGCGTCGGTTACAGATTTCTGGAAGCGGCAGGGAGAGGCTGAATATGCCGAAGGCTTCCTCGAAGCGCCGAAGGATGCGAACGGCCGCGAGATCGGTGGCGACGGCGAAGGAGACGACCAGGACGACGAGCTTTTTCAGGATGCCGTTCGGCTGGTGCTGGAGTTCGGCAAGGCTTCGACTTCTCTGCTGCAGCGGCGGCTGCGCATCGGCTACGGCCGTGCCGCGCACCTGATCGACATGATGGAACGCGACGGCCTCGTCGGCCCAGCCGAAGGCTCGAAGCCGCGTGAGATTCTCAAGCGGCCGGACTGGCTCAGCGAAGTGGAATCGGCAATGCGATAG
- a CDS encoding inner membrane CreD family protein, whose amino-acid sequence MDTLALQESKDWNPRSMGMKLLLLSVLALCMTIPSFFVSDLASERSQAAVHGAAAAQNTPSSRLPIRTVDSYRSVTRSLKYVLLFLGLVFLTYFVFEATTGTRVHPAQYVLVGTAQLIFYLLLLSLAEKVGFDWAFLIAGGATVALLSTNAGWIFAGRSQGWRALAVFGPLYMLIYLLLRLEDDALLIGAIMSFLAVAAAMYFTRRIDWYSARSGKEKVKAGSGPEFFQGLV is encoded by the coding sequence ATGGACACTCTCGCATTGCAGGAGTCGAAAGACTGGAATCCCCGTTCTATGGGCATGAAGCTGTTATTGCTCAGCGTTCTGGCGCTGTGTATGACCATTCCCTCGTTCTTCGTCAGCGATCTGGCAAGCGAGCGCAGCCAGGCTGCGGTGCACGGAGCCGCTGCTGCCCAGAATACGCCATCGTCACGGTTACCTATTCGCACAGTCGATTCTTACCGCTCCGTCACCCGCTCGCTGAAGTATGTGTTGCTCTTTCTCGGGCTGGTATTCCTGACCTATTTCGTCTTCGAAGCGACGACGGGGACTCGCGTTCACCCGGCGCAGTATGTGCTGGTGGGAACGGCGCAGCTGATCTTCTATCTGCTGCTGCTCTCTCTGGCGGAAAAGGTGGGTTTCGATTGGGCGTTTTTGATAGCGGGTGGTGCGACTGTGGCCCTGCTTTCTACCAACGCCGGCTGGATCTTCGCAGGCCGGAGTCAGGGCTGGCGCGCCCTGGCCGTCTTTGGACCGCTTTACATGCTGATCTACCTGCTGCTGCGCCTGGAAGATGATGCGCTGCTGATCGGTGCGATCATGAGCTTCCTCGCTGTTGCGGCAGCCATGTACTTTACGCGCAGGATCGACTGGTACAGCGCGCGGAGCGGGAAAGAGAAAGTAAAAGCAGGCAGCGGTCCTGAGTTCTTTCAGGGGCTGGTATAA
- a CDS encoding transcriptional regulator, protein MRSEDPSMDAPFAYEGLDRAIHERARLGILTVLATRRKGVSFGDLKQLCGLTDGNLNRHLKVLEEEKMVQVEKTTAGNRPQTICRITSSGRARFAEYLATLEKVVQDAAALMEGKTTFGKQKTLLPDRA, encoded by the coding sequence ATGCGGAGTGAAGATCCATCGATGGACGCGCCCTTTGCCTATGAGGGGCTGGACCGCGCCATTCATGAGCGAGCGCGGCTTGGCATCCTCACCGTACTTGCCACGCGCAGAAAAGGCGTGAGCTTCGGCGATCTAAAGCAGCTATGCGGATTGACCGACGGCAATCTGAACCGTCATCTGAAAGTGCTGGAAGAAGAAAAGATGGTGCAGGTAGAAAAGACGACGGCAGGGAATCGTCCGCAGACCATCTGCCGGATTACATCCTCGGGACGTGCACGCTTTGCGGAGTACCTCGCCACGCTCGAAAAGGTGGTGCAGGATGCGGCTGCGCTGATGGAGGGAAAGACAACGTTTGGAAAGCAGAAAACGCTGCTGCCCGACCGCGCATAG
- a CDS encoding DUF2339 domain-containing protein, translating into MTEDENELRREIAALRARVERLEQLARPEAAARFQASTAVPAPPDPESRAIPASAPLPSPPWQPAANQESLRAAVAGPSLETKIGSQLFNRIGIIAVLIGVAWFLKLAIDNGWIGPAARVLIGLAAGAGVAVLAERFRRKGYQAFAYSLQAVATGVLYLSLWAAYSVFHLVPGSVTFLCMALVTAMNTWLSWSQSSEVLAFYAAVGGFLTPLLLSAHASEELVLFGYLLLLDAGVIALLAARPWARLLLAAFAGTTFYAVGWYASSYEDERFGVTLFFVLVFFLIFAVSPVLLLRRVRSAETEPVHPFEESLALRLLPAFNALVAFSEMFMLFGHSPYESWREWIPLPFVAFYLGLQRLRGTRSNAMELALAGAFATVAIPMEAHGRWVAIGWFLEFGLLTWFAARRGEKALREPGTLRWVASGVLVLAVLALIAPVEAWHPPVAGPLVLNTRFASWLAGAVISAWAMRMGLMAARGEHKHSEDWKNFAAVSGLAATALLLIAVCMEIHAYWAGQGGLLVDQIGEQFTYSAWFMVAGAALLAMGFWRKSAFLRWQALVLLSLSIAKVFLFDTRQLDQGYRILSFLGLGALLLTVSFAYQKDWLSLRGSGGKKDSPQA; encoded by the coding sequence ATGACTGAAGACGAAAACGAGCTGAGGCGAGAAATCGCGGCATTGCGCGCACGTGTGGAGAGGCTGGAGCAGCTGGCTCGTCCGGAAGCGGCTGCGCGGTTTCAGGCTTCAACGGCTGTGCCGGCTCCACCCGATCCGGAATCAAGGGCCATACCGGCCAGTGCTCCGCTGCCGTCTCCGCCATGGCAGCCTGCTGCAAATCAGGAATCGTTGCGAGCGGCTGTAGCCGGGCCATCTCTCGAAACGAAGATCGGCTCGCAGCTCTTCAACCGCATTGGCATCATTGCTGTGCTGATCGGCGTGGCCTGGTTTCTCAAGCTGGCCATCGACAACGGATGGATCGGCCCGGCTGCACGCGTGCTCATCGGTCTGGCCGCCGGCGCGGGTGTCGCCGTGCTCGCGGAGCGCTTTCGCAGGAAGGGTTACCAGGCCTTTGCGTATTCGCTGCAGGCGGTCGCAACCGGTGTTCTCTACCTCTCTTTGTGGGCAGCGTATTCGGTCTTCCATCTTGTGCCGGGCAGTGTAACCTTCCTGTGCATGGCTCTGGTTACGGCGATGAACACCTGGCTCAGCTGGAGCCAGAGCTCCGAGGTGCTGGCCTTCTATGCGGCAGTCGGAGGATTCCTCACGCCGCTGCTGCTCTCCGCGCACGCGAGCGAAGAGCTGGTGCTCTTCGGTTATCTGCTGCTGCTGGATGCGGGCGTCATAGCGCTGCTTGCCGCGCGGCCCTGGGCGCGGTTGTTGCTGGCAGCCTTTGCCGGTACTACCTTCTACGCCGTGGGCTGGTATGCGAGCAGTTATGAGGACGAGCGCTTCGGTGTGACGCTCTTCTTCGTGCTCGTATTCTTTCTCATCTTTGCCGTTTCCCCGGTCCTGCTGCTGCGACGTGTGCGTTCTGCCGAGACAGAGCCGGTGCATCCTTTCGAAGAGAGTCTCGCCCTGCGCCTGTTGCCAGCGTTCAATGCGCTGGTGGCCTTCTCCGAGATGTTCATGCTCTTCGGCCATTCGCCCTATGAAAGTTGGCGGGAGTGGATTCCGCTGCCCTTTGTGGCCTTCTATCTCGGACTGCAGCGCCTGCGTGGTACACGCAGCAATGCCATGGAGCTGGCGCTGGCCGGGGCCTTCGCCACCGTGGCCATTCCGATGGAGGCGCACGGGCGTTGGGTAGCCATTGGCTGGTTTCTGGAGTTCGGTCTGTTGACCTGGTTTGCCGCACGGCGCGGAGAAAAAGCGCTGCGCGAGCCGGGAACGCTGCGCTGGGTAGCCTCGGGCGTGCTGGTGCTGGCGGTGCTGGCGCTGATTGCGCCAGTGGAAGCGTGGCATCCGCCGGTGGCCGGGCCTCTGGTGTTGAACACGCGCTTTGCAAGCTGGCTGGCTGGTGCAGTCATCAGCGCATGGGCGATGCGCATGGGACTCATGGCCGCGCGTGGAGAACACAAGCACAGCGAGGACTGGAAGAACTTCGCCGCTGTCTCCGGACTGGCAGCGACAGCACTTCTGCTCATCGCCGTATGCATGGAGATCCATGCCTACTGGGCCGGGCAGGGCGGGCTGCTCGTCGACCAGATCGGCGAGCAGTTCACCTATTCGGCATGGTTCATGGTCGCCGGCGCAGCACTGCTGGCGATGGGCTTCTGGCGCAAGTCCGCCTTTCTGCGCTGGCAGGCGCTGGTGCTTCTCTCCCTGAGCATCGCCAAGGTCTTCCTCTTCGATACGCGACAACTGGACCAGGGCTATCGCATCCTCAGCTTCCTGGGCCTCGGAGCGCTGCTGTTGACGGTGAGCTTCGCCTATCAGAAAGATTGGCTGAGCCTGCGCGGCTCGGGCGGAAAGAAAGATTCACCCCAGGCATAA